Part of the Caulifigura coniformis genome, ACGACGCAATGCACGGCCTGCGGACGCTGGGAATCAGCTTGGGATCTGCCGTCCTGGCGAGCCTCTTCACGGTCTGGCTGACGGGCCGCGGGCAGGATATCGGCAACCTCGCCATGGGCGATGTGCCTGCAGCGCCGGTCCGCCGCGCGCCGGCACAGGGGGCTGCGCCAGTCGACGGTGAACTCCAATCCCAGCTTCCGTCTCTGCCGGCTCTCGGCTTTGCCGCCTCTTCTCCCGATGAGGCCGTCAACATCGCCGTGTATGAACGCTGCAACAAGAGTGTCGTGAACATCTCAACGGTGACGGTCGTCGCGAACAGTCTTCTGTTCGGCGTCGTCCCGGGCGAAGGGAATGGATCGGGGTCCATTCTCGATAAGCAGGGCCACATCCTGACCAACAACCACGTCATCAACGACGCCCGCGAGATTCAGGTCACGCTGTTTAACGAGGAAATCTACACGGCGGAACTCGTCGGGGCCGATCCGATCAACGACATCGCTGTCCTCCGGATCAAGGCGCCCGCGGAACAGCTCTTTCCCATGACGCTCGGCGACTCCGACGAACTCAAGGTCGGCCTCCGCGTGTTCGCTCTCGGGAATCCTTTCGGCCTGTTCCGGACCATGAGCGAAGGCATCATCTCCAGCCTGAATCGCTCGCTGGCCGTTCACGACAACTGGGAAATCAAATCAATCATCCAGATTGACGCGAACATCAACCCGGGTAATTCGGGCGGTCCGCTGCTCGATGCCCAGGGACGCCTGATCGGCATGAACACGGCCATCGCCAGCAAGGTGCAGCAAAGCGCCGGCATCGGCTTCGCCATCCCCGTGAACCTCGTGAAACGGGTCGTCCCCGAACTGCTGAAGCATGGACGCGTGATCCGCGGCGATATCGGCATCACGCATGTCACCGTCACCGACAACGGCCTGCGGATCGCGAGGCTGTCACCTGGAGGCCCGGCGGAGCAGGCCGGTCTCCGCCCCCCTCAGGCAGTGCGCTCGCGGTTCGGAATCCGACCGCAGATCGACCGCAGCACGGCCGATGTCATCACGGCGATCGATGGCACGAAGGTGACCAACGCGTCCGAGTTCCTGTCCGTCATCGAGAGCAAGAAGCCCGGCGATGTCGTCGAGCTGTCGGTGCTGCGTGAAGGTCGCGTGATTCGCGTCCGCGTCCGGCTCGGAAGTGACGAGCCGGTGTCGACAAAACGCTGAACGCGACTCGCCAGCGCCCTGGCGCCGCAGGGCAGGGCGAGGCGCCTGCCGGGCCACGAATGCTGCCAGAGAGACGCCTGAAGGACCTGAGCGCCAAAGGGGCCCGCGGCCGGCACTGCGGCTACGGAGCGGGGCGGACCGAATCGAGAAACTCTGTTGACTCGTGACGCGAGTCGCGGGTGATCCCCGCCGCGTCGAGCGCTTCGAACAGCGCCTGTCGTGCGCCGGCAGTCGCCCGCTTGGTCCGCTCGATCCGAATCCGGATTCCCTGGTCATCGCCGGTGGTCGACTTCGTCAGCTGTGCGATCTCCGTGGCGTCGAGCGTCTTTCCCTCCTGTCCGCTTTCCGAACTCGCCAGGACGTAGTGATCCCCGTCGATGATCACGCGCAGCCGTTCGGGCGGAACGACACCCGCTGCAGAGGGCGTTTCCGAGCTGACGATCGTGGCGGACGGCGTTCCTGTCCGCGGCTCTTCGCTCGACGTTTCCGTGCCGGCCGTCCCGGAATCACCGGAGCCTGTTCCGAAGCCGAGTCCTTTCCCTAACCCGAAGCCGGGAAAGTACTGCCCCAGCCAGATTCCCAATGCAACAAGGCCGAGAGCGCCTGCGCCCACGGCCTTGCGTCTGAGACTTCCCTTCTTCGCCATGCTGATCTCCGCCAGGTGTCAGCATGACCATACCCCGCCCGGCGCACCCCTGCCAGACGGTTTTGCCCCCAGGCACTCTTTCGATTCCGCGTGACACCTCCACCGAGCCCACGACTCCGCGAGCCGTCGGCCCGGCGTTCACGCTCGAAGAACGCCTCAGGCGGCCTTGTGCCGTCCGTTGTTCGACTGCACCGCCAGGACCGGCTGGGCCCGTTCTCCGCTGCACAACACCACCAGCAGGTTGGAAATCAACTGGTCGCGGTCCGTCTCATCGAGGTCGAATCCCGCGTCGGTCAGCTGCGTCACTGCATCACGAACGATCTGCACGGCTCCCTCGACGATCGTCTTCCGGGCGTCGATCAGGGCGAGCGCCTGCTGTCTCATCAGCATCGCCTGCGCAATTTCGGGAGCGTAGGTCAGGTCGTTCAACCGCACCATCAGCACTTCAATCCCCGCTGGGTCGACCGCTTCCTGGAGTTCACTGATGAACGCCTTCGTCACCACGTCGCTTTCTTTCTTCAGGCACGAAACGCTGTCGTCGGCCGATTCGTACGGGAACAGCGAGCTGACGCGCTTGATCACCGCCCCCGCCTGGTCGTTCAGGAACTGCCGGTAGTTTTCCACGTGCAGTGATGCCTTGACCGTATCCAGCACGCGGTACAGCACCACCGCGCTGATCTGGATCGGGTTGCCGTTCTTTTCGACGACCGTTTCCGATGGGATGTCGAGCGTCGTGTCACGGGTCGAGATTCGATGCAGAGTCCGCCCCACGGGATGAATCCAGCGGATTCCCTGCTCCTTGAGCGTGGTGACATACTTGCCGAAACGCAGGACGACGATTTCCTCACGAGGGTTCACGACGAAGAACCCGAACAGCAGGATCGGCGGAAAGATAATGCTCACGCCGACAACCAGAAGCATCTCCAGGAATCCCTGGGTGACGACCGAGGGCTCGTGATAAGCCTTACCGCTGAGCGTCGACTGTTCGGCGTTCATGCCAGTTCTCCGGGGTGCGTTGAACGTGTTCGCCCACAGAAACGTAGGCGGGAACCGCGCGGCTCAGCAATTCGGCTTCGTTTTCCGGAATGCACTGGTAAAGCTCAGTCTGCTTCGGCCAACTTAACGCCGGAGAGCGCCAGAGCCGTCACCTCATGCACGGTCCCGTCTCCGACGGCATGACCTCGTGACCCGCCATCCGGCCGAACCTGCCCTGAATCGATGAAACTTGATGAGGTGACTGATGTTCACTCATCAGACGCGTGAGGCGCGCCGCCTAGACGCCATCCTCCCATTGCGCTGCGTTCACACCGAACATCGCGGCAGCGCCTTGCATTGCCTTCTCGAGCGAGTCGTACCACCAATCGCCGCTCATTGAGCCATCCTGCGATTCGTAAAGCAGCAGGGAGCCTCCGTCGACATTCTCAATCCTCAGATTGAGCACGAGGTGGCGAATCGGAGTCGGCAACGGCTTCGCTGCGCCAGGCGGAAGCCACCCAGAGTGTTCCTCACCCCCCTCTTGATACGCGACGCCTTCGATGTGCTTGACGATTTGCGACATGACGTGTTGAGCGCGATCTCAGCCATTCTGAGCGAGGTAAAGCATGCCACCGTCTTCGACGACCTCAAAAGTCTTCTGCTGAATCCGCGGTGTGAGCTGATGTTTCCCCGTGGTCACGTCGAACTGCCAGCCGTGCCAGGGACAGGTGACGACGGTTCCCGTCACGCAGCCGTTCGCGAGCGGCCCGCCGGCATGCGGGCAGATGCCGTCGATGGCGTGGTATCGCCCATCAATGTTGAAGACGGCGATGATCCGGTCATCGGCGACGCACTCTTTTCCAGTCCCGGGGGGAACGTCGGACGCCTGGCAAAGGGGAATGCGTTCAGCCATTGTCTTCGAAATCGGGGAGAAACGTATCGAACAGCCCCACGATCAGGGCCGGGGAGGTCGTAGTCTGCCTGAAGGCATGCCCCCAGGCCATCGGGATGGTACTCTCGTGACAGTGTGCGGTCGCCTGATCTGAATCTCGAAGATTCCTGACCCCGAAGCCTCATCCTGTGTCGACGACTCAGCAGTTCACGACGCTCCTGCCGAACGACGTCCTGGCCCGCGTCGAGCGGATGCGGCTGGCTCCGGTCAAACGGCTCACGAACCGGCAGCGCGGTGAACACCTTTCGGATAAGGGGGGAACCAGTGTCGACTTCGCCGACTACCGCGACTACGTGGCGGGCGACGACCTCCGGCATATCGACTGGAACATCTTCTCCCGGCTCAATCAGCCCTACCTGAAACTGTATGCCCACGAAGAGGACATGCACTGCGTGCTGATCCTCGACGGGTCGACGTCGATGATGTTCGAAGGCAAGTTCGAACTGGCCCGTCAGATCGCTGCCGCGCTGGGCGTGATGGGCCTGATGAATGTGGAACGTGTTTCCGTCTATGCCTGCTCCGCCAGCCAGAAAGAACCGGTCTTTCTTCCTCCTTCCGGAGGCCGGGCAAGTCTCAAGCGATTCTTTTCATTCCTGGAAGGGTTGACCGGGGGCGGCGACTGCACCGTGGAAGCGGCCGTCGAAGCGGCTCTCCGCCGTCATCGCGGACGCGGGATCGCCGTCGTACTGTCCGACTTCCTGACATTCGGGGACGTCGTTCGCCCGTTCAACCAGCTGAATGCCGCCGGGCTGGAGATCTATGGAATTCAGATTCTCGCGCCGATCGAGATTCATCCCGAACTGAACGGCGACCTCCGAATCGTCGACTCCGAGAACGAGCAGACGCTTGATATCTCTTCCGCGGGAGAACTGCTCGGGCTGTATCACGAGCATCGAATCGCCCTCGAACACCACCTCACGGCGGAGTGCCGGAAACGGAACGGGCGTTTTCATTCCGTCAGTTCGGCGGACTCGATCAAGACTGTTTTATTCGATGGTCTTCTTCGCAGGGGCTGGGTGCGGTGAGCCGTTGTGAAACACGGATCGATCTGACCCGCGAGGTCATCGATTTCAGTGAACTGACGGAGTGGGTTCGCTCAACCCAGGCCGGGGCGGTGGTCCTGTTTCTCGGGACCGTTCGCGAGATGACGGGCGGGCTTCGCACCATTGCTCTCGATTACGAAGCGTATCCGGAGATGGCCCGGGCCAAGATGCAGGAGATCGCCGACGAGGCGGCGCGCCGCTGGCCCGCGATCCGCATTGCCCTGGCTCACCGATTCGGCCGGCTGGAGCTTGGGGACGTCAGCGTGGCCGTCGCCGTCAGCACCCCACACCGGGGGGACTCGTTCGAGGCCGGCCGGTTTCTCATCGACACCCTGAAGCAGGTCGTCCCGATCTGGAAGCAGGAAAACTGGGCCGACGGCACGAAGGAGTGGGTCGACCCAGGCGCGTGACCACTGACGTCAGGCCAGCTGGCGGACGTCGGTGACGCAGCCGCTCACGGCGGCGGCGGCGACCATGGCCGGCGACATGAGTAGCGTCCGTCCGGTCGGCGAGCCCTGACGGCCCTTGAAGTTCCGGTTCGATGACGAGGCGCAGATCTCCCGGCCCTTGAGCTTGTCGGGGTTCATGGCGAGGCACATCGAGCACCCGGCGCCGCGCCACTCGAATCCAGCCGATTCGAAGATCTTGTCGAGGCCTTCCTGCATCGCCTGTTCGCGAACCTGCTGCGAACCGGGGACGACCAGCGCCTTGATGCCCGGCTTCACATGCTTGCCCTGGACGATTCGGGCGGCTTCGCGGAGATCGGAGATCCGGCCGTTCGTGCACGAGCCGATGAATGCGACGTCGATCTTGAGGCCATCCAGCGACTGGCCGGCCTTGAGCTCCATGAAGTCGAGGGCTTCCTGAGCGCCGGCCTGGTCTTCAGCGTCGAACGTCGCGACCTGAGGAATTGACTCCCCGATCCCCACCGACTGCCCGGGATTGATGCCCCAGGTGACGGTCGGCTCGATGTCTTTGGCGTCGTACTTCACGACGTCGTCGTACCGGGCCCCCTTCGGTGACGCGAGACTCAGCCACCAGGCAGCGGCTTTATCGAAGTCGGCCCCCTTGGGAGCAAACGGCCGGCCCTTGATGTAGTCGACGGTCGTCTGGTCCGGATTGACGTAACCGCAACGGGCGCCGCCTTCGATGCTCATGTTGCAGACGGTCATCCGCTCCTCCATCGTCATCCGGTCAAAGACGTCGCCGGCGAACTCGTAAGCGTGGCCGATGCCGCCTTTGACGCCCAGCTTGCGGATGATGTGCAGGACGACGTCCTTGGCGTAGACGCCTTTGCCCAACTGGCCGTTCACCTCGATCCGCCGGACTTTCGGCTTGTTCATCGCCAGGGTCTGCGTGGCGAGGACATAGGCCACCTGGGAGGTTCCGATTCCGAAGGCGATCGACCCGAAGGCGCCGTGGGTGCTGGTGTGGCTGTCACCGCAGGCGATGGTCATGCCGGGCTGTGTGAGGCCCTGTTCGGGGCCGACGATGTGGACGATTCCCTGGCGATTGTCCTTGAGGTCGAGGAGGGTGACGCCGAATTCACGGCAGTTCTTTTCGATGGCCGACATCATTTCCTCGGCCAGCGAGTCCTGGAACGGACGGAGCTGGTTGTCGGTGGGGATGATGTGGTCGACCGTGGCCACGGTGCGGCTCGGGAATTTCACCTTGAGGTTGCGTTCGCGGAGCATGTCGAACGCCTGGGGGCTGGTGACCTCGTGAATGAGGTGCAGGCCGATGATGAGCTGCGTCTGCCCGGAGGGGAGCGTGCCGACGGAATGCAGGTCCCAGACTTTATCAAACAGGTTCTTGGTCGAAGCGGACATCGAGCGACTCACGACTTGCAGCGGAATGGGTTACAAAATTAGACAGCGCGGTCGGACAGCGGTTCACGCGTGATCGGCGCATCATGCTGGATTGTCGGCAGTTCCGAACGAAATGACAAGGAGGGACGCCCGCCCAAATCATGAAGGTGAGCAAGGAGGGCGCGTGTCTGTGTGTGGTTGCGCCTTCTTGGCCCTTCTCCCTTGTCCTGACCCGTGGAGGGTGAGGCGGATTCCCGGCGGAGAGGTCGTACCGGGATGCGGGCGTGCGACTGTGTCCGCAACGAAAACGCCCGGCTGCGTCCCTCGGTTGCATGCCAGACCTGGGCGCCGTCCGCGATTTCTCCGGAGAAGTCGGGGTTTCCAATGCCTGCCGCGACTCTGCAGGCAGATTCTGAGAGCCGTGGGCGCGTGACGGGCTGAATCGGATGGTGTTCATAGCTCCTCCACCAGTCCGTGAGCGGTTGCGCGGAGGTCTGGAGGAGGGGGGACGGGATCAGGGACCCGCAGTTCCTGCCGATCTCCCCCGTCTGCCGGTCGGCAAGGTTCTCCCTCATCTTGACCGAAATTCGGTGAACTGGGAGATTTTCCGTGTTGACCTCCGGGGAACTGGACTCGCCGGGGTCGACCGACCTTCGTTTACATCGCCCCGCGGGGGGCATCAGGCCATGTTCGGATCAAATTCGGCTGCCGCGGGCGGCCGGGACTCGTCCGGCCCAGCAAAGGAGTGCTTTCGCCGTGAAGAAGCTCATTATCTGCTCCGCCGCCGCACTGATGGCGGCCGGATTGTTCCTCTCAGCCCGGGACTCGCTCGGGCAGGGCACTGCGGCGCCGAAGTCGGCCGCACACCAGGTCGGCCTGATCGACATGGCTCATGTCTTCAAGAACTATGAGAAGTTCAAGACCTCGACGGCCGCGCTGCAGGAGCAGATCAAGGCGGCTGACGAGCAGGCGAAGAAGCAGATCGACGCGATGAAGGCCATCCAGGAGCGGATGACCCAGCTGCAGCAGGGAAGCCCGGACTACAGCAAGATGGAAGCCGAGCTGATCGCGGCGACCACGAAGCTCGAGACCTTCAAGAAGACCTCGCAGCTGACGTTCCTGCGTGCCGAGGCGGACATCTACAAGACCGTGTACCTGGAAGTCCAGAACGCGGTTCAGCAGTACGCCGGCGTTTACAAGTACACGCTCATCATGCGGTTCAACCGCAATCCGGTGGAAGACGCCGAGAATCCCCAGGCGATCATCCAGAGCATGAACCGCCAGGTGGTTTACTATCGCGGTGAAGACGACCTCACCGACCCGATCCTGAACTACCTGAACGACAAGTACGCGAAGACCTCGGGCGCTGCCAAGCCGCGCACCGCGACCGCGCCTGCCGGCGGACCCGCGACCCGCTGAGCAAGCTGCGAACTGGCTTGAGTTTCTTCAGGCACGGATGGGCCCAATCCGCCCATCCGTGCTTCTGCATATCGGGACGCTTTTTCCGCTTTTCTTTCCGCAGTGATGTCCTGATGACACTGGACCGCCAGCGTTCGATTGCGACGACCGCCGAGGTCTCAGGATTCGGGCTTTTCGGCGGCATCGACTGCCGCCTGGTGTTTCACCCGGCAGAGGAAGGCTCTGGAATCGCCTTCCGCCGCGTCGACCTTCCTCATTCGAGGCCCGTCCCGGCGACAGCGGAATTTGTCGCCCGCGTGCCGCGACGCACGGCCCTCTCCGACGGCCATTCCACAATTGAAACGGTCGAGCACGTCATGGCCGCCCTGGCCGGACTGTGCATCGACAACTGCCTCGTCGAACTCGATGCGCCCGAGGCGCCGATTGGCGACGGCTCGGCCCTGCCGTTTGTCGAAGCGCTGCTCGTGGCGGGAATCGTCGAACAGTCGGCCGAAGTGGAAGCGTTTCGGCCTGCCTCCCCGTTCTCCGTTGAAGGAAACGGCGGCCAGACCATCGAAGCGAATGGGGATCCAGAATACCGGGTCCGGTATTCCCTCGATTACGGGCCCGGCTCCCCCATTCCGAAGCAATCGGCGTGCGTCGCTGTCCGTCCGGAAACGTTTCTCCGAGAGATCGCCGGAGCGCGGACTTTTGTACTCGCCTCGGAGATTGAAGGGCTGCGGGCGATGGGATATGGCCGTCGCGCGACCACGGAGAACCTGCTCGTCTTTCACGACGGCGGAATCGAAGACAATTCCCTGCGCTGGCCCGATGAGTGCGCCCGCCACAAGCTGCTCGACGCCATTGGCGACCTGGCATTGTGCGGCGGGCGGCTGACAGGCCACTTTCACGCGACCCGTTCGGGCCATCACCTCAATCACGAGATGGCCCGAAGGCTGACGACCTTTCCGAACAGTTCCAGGCAGACTCTCCGCCGGGCGGCATGACTTGCCCGGAAGAACGGCCCCTACGAAAGACGCCACGATGGCGACCTCCATCTCACGCCTGTCTGAAGTGCATCCTTCCGCCGAGATCGGCGAGAACGTCCAGATCGGGCCGTTCTGCGTCGTCGGACCGAAAGTGGTCGTCGGGGACGACTGCATCCTCGACAGTCACGTCGCCCTTGTCGGCCGCACGACGATCGGCCGGGGCAACCGGTTCTGGCCCAACAGCGTGATCGGCGGCGAGCCGCAGGATAAGTCGTATGTCGAAGGGGAGACGCAGGTCGTCATCGGCGACAACAACCAGTTCCGGGAAGGGGTGACGGTCCACCGCGGCGCTGAAAAAGAAGATGGCATCACCCGCATCGGCGACAGAAATCTGCTGATGGCGAATGCCCATGTCGCCCACAACTGTCGCCTCTACGACGACACGATCATCGTCAACGGCGTCCTCCTGGGCGGGCATGTCCATGTCCATGATCGAGCCGTGATCTCTGGCAACTCCGTCATTCACCACTTCGGATCTGTCGGAACGTGCGCCATGATTGGCGGCGGTTCACGGGTGACGATCGACGTCGCCCCGTACATGCTGGCCTTCGGCAGCGACCAGGTCACCATGCTGAATATCAACGTCGTCGGAATGCAGCGGGCCGGCGTCTCAGCCGAGTCGATTGCCGTCATCAAGCAGGCACATCGACTTCTCTTCCGTCAGAAGAAGGCCCTGAAAGAGGTCCGCGAACACTTTTCAGCGCAGCTCGCCGGCCAGCTTCCGCCCGAGCTGGTGCATCTCCTCGACTTCATCGCGCGGCAGGCCGAGGGCAAGATGGGGCGTCAGCGCGAAGCGTTCCGCAATGCGCCGACGACCGCGAAAGCTGCGTGACCACGAAGGAGGCGATTGTCCCTTCGCGGACACGTCTCTGGCTCCGGCCGCACGTTGAGGTCCCTGTAGCATCGAATCATTGCAATTGCTACAACACACCCGCCGTGCCAGAGCGCGCGGCGAAGGGGATGGAATCTCTTCGAGGCAGGGGAGCAGAGTCATGGAACGACTGAAACTGGCTGTCATCGGCGTGGGCGCTCTGGGCCGGCATCACGCACGAATTCTTTCCAGCAATCCGGCTGTCGAACTGGTTGCTGTCGCCGATCCGAACGAAACGCAGGGCAAGGCGGTTGCGGACGCCTGCCATTGCGAATGGACGCCCGATTATCGCACGTTGCTCGGACGCGTCGACGCCGCGTCGATCGTGGTGCCAACCGGCATGCACGCAGACGTCGCCGCGAGTTTCCTGCGCCGCAGCACGCCCGTGCTCGTTGAAAAGCCGCTGGCCGCCAATACCGAAGAGGGCCGGATGCTGGTCCGCCTGGCGAGCGAACATCGCGTGCCGATCCAGGTCGGGCATATCGAACGCTTCAATCCGGCGTTCGAGGCGCTGGACCGGCTCGTCTCGAAGCCCCGCTATCTGCGGGCCGAACGTTTCAGTCCGTATGCCTTTCGCTCGATGGATATCAGCGCGGTCCACGACCTGATGATCCACGACATTGAGTTGTGCCTGCAGTTGGCGGGCAGTGCGGTGTCCAACGTCGAGGCGATGGGGGCGACGATTGCCGGCGGCCTGGAAGATGGCGTCCAGGCACGCATCACGTTTGACAGCGGCTGCGTTGCCGATCTCTCCGCCCTGCGGGTGTGCCCCTTCTTCCGGCGTTCCATGATCGCCTGGACGAATTCGGGCTGCGTTCACGCCGACCTCCACGAGCGCAAGGTCACCTGCTATCGCCCTGGCCCGCGCGCTGAAAATGGCGAGCTTCCCTTTGAACTGGCGCAGCAGCCGGGCGTCGACATCGCCGGCCTGAAGGAAAGCATGTTCACCGACTTCATCGCCATCGAACATCCGGAGATTCCAACGGGTGTCGATGCGCTGACGGCCGAGCTGGCCGATTTCCTGCAGGCCGTCCGGACGGGTGAATCGCCGCGGGTGGATGGTCGCCGCGGGCTGGCGGCGCTTGATGTGGCCGATCGCATTCTGGAGGCCGTGCGAAATCAGGCGCGTCCCGCGCTGCGGCTCGCCCCGATGTCGGCGGCGGCGTGAGTCGCTCGTCTCCACGAAGCCAAGTTGATTTCCACGAAGCCCGGCGTTCCTGTGACCGCCGGGCTTCGTGCGTTGTTGCGGTCTGGATGGGCTCGTCGCATACTCCGGCATCTCCCCTGGAAACGTTCGGAGCGACCGTGATGCGCCTCTCGTCGCGATGTGTGCTGGCTGTTGTCTGCCTTGTTTCCGCGAGCGCCCCGGCGGCCGAGCCGTTCCTGGAAAAGGTCGATTTGTTCAAGGCCGGAGATGATGGCTATGCCCTCTATCACATCCCGGGGATTGTCGTGACGGCGAAGGGGACGGTCCTGGCCTGGTGCGAAGCGCGTCGCGTTCGCAGCGACTGGGACATGATCGACGTTCTTCTTCGCCGCTCGGAAGATGGCGGGCGGACGTGGTCGAAGGCCGAAAAGGTTGTCGATGTCCCCGGGCCGAAAACCAAGAACCCGGTCGCGCTGCGCCTGAAGAACGTGAAGCCGGGCGACGTCACCTACAACAACCCGGTGCTGATTGCCGACCGGGATGGAACCGTCCACTTCCTGTTCTGCCTCGAGTATTTCCGCTGTTTCTACATGAACAGCAGGGACGACGGCCGCACCTGGTCGTCTCCCGTCGAAATCACCGACGCTTTTGAAGCATTCCGGAAGCACTACGACTGGAAAGTTCTTGCCACCGGACCGGACCACGGGATCCAGCTCACCAACGGCCGCCTGGTCGTTCCGGTCTGGCTGTCGACGGCCACCGGCGGCAACGCGCACCGGCCGTCGGTCTCCTCGACGATCTACAGCGACGACCAGGGCAAGACGTGGCACGCGGGCGAGATCGCCGTTCCGCTGACAGACGAGATCATCAACCCCAGTGAAACCCTCGCAATTGAACTCGTCGATGGCCGGGTGATGCTGAACGCCAGGAACGAGTCGAAGGCCCACCGGAGGCTCGTGACGATCAGCCCCGATGGCGCGACGAACTGGTCGACGCCGGTGTTTGACGATGCGCTGATCGAGCCGATCTGCATG contains:
- a CDS encoding sialidase family protein, which translates into the protein MRLSSRCVLAVVCLVSASAPAAEPFLEKVDLFKAGDDGYALYHIPGIVVTAKGTVLAWCEARRVRSDWDMIDVLLRRSEDGGRTWSKAEKVVDVPGPKTKNPVALRLKNVKPGDVTYNNPVLIADRDGTVHFLFCLEYFRCFYMNSRDDGRTWSSPVEITDAFEAFRKHYDWKVLATGPDHGIQLTNGRLVVPVWLSTATGGNAHRPSVSSTIYSDDQGKTWHAGEIAVPLTDEIINPSETLAIELVDGRVMLNARNESKAHRRLVTISPDGATNWSTPVFDDALIEPICMGSLVRLSTEKTAGKNRILFANPANLERADGKADPGKSRDRRNMTVRVSYDEGKTWAVSKSVEPSWAAYSDLGVTKDGTILCFYGTGAKSDFAGEKLTVARFNLEWLTDGQDSLETK